The following are encoded in a window of Cupriavidus oxalaticus genomic DNA:
- a CDS encoding sensor histidine kinase, with protein MWPRSRTSSRVSWRTASRIATRNVPPASAAADTAGAAAASTRQATRPGSNISLRVHLLRALATPLFALVLTSGSLSYWLAAHYTTQVFDRALYGVANNIAQQIRIAGPRLEQDIPMIAQTLVEAEGTDRIYWRIHGPDGLIGGMDTWLGYGTGQTTLHDARLFYAWFSGRQVRAVRLPVMLPSAAVDELGTSEAGKPARGPIVVEVAELLDRRETAANEILLSVSVPLILLLLVGSLILSHVLKEELVPLQILADKLNRQTARSLAALDETQVPAEVAPLIRGLNALLARLRDALDAQRKFIADAAHQLRTPLTAVKLHADRAMEADSPEVARHALREVQTAADRAVRLSNQLLSLARAEPGLSLERLGPVEHFDLAELAFEIGAEWVPQALARRIDLGFEILPGPTFTGSTPAVVRGNRLLMREALSNLIDNAVKYVPAGGRITVRAGGEAMGHRGMAVVMIEDNGPGIPPQRREEVFKRFFRGDRAAQSGGAGLGLAIVHEIVTLHQGTIHIEDVPQQRASSQGAEGTPERRPTMRFVIRIPCEPAGSAA; from the coding sequence ATGTGGCCCCGCTCCCGCACCTCCTCCCGAGTTTCCTGGCGCACCGCCTCGCGCATCGCAACGCGGAACGTGCCTCCCGCTTCCGCCGCGGCTGACACCGCCGGCGCCGCGGCCGCATCGACGCGCCAGGCCACTCGCCCCGGCTCCAACATCAGCCTGCGCGTACACCTGCTGCGCGCGCTGGCGACGCCGCTGTTCGCGCTGGTGCTGACCAGCGGCTCGCTGTCCTACTGGCTGGCGGCGCACTACACCACGCAGGTGTTCGACCGCGCGCTGTACGGCGTGGCCAACAACATTGCCCAGCAGATCCGCATCGCCGGCCCGCGGCTGGAGCAGGACATCCCGATGATCGCGCAGACGCTGGTCGAGGCCGAGGGCACCGACCGCATCTACTGGCGCATCCACGGGCCCGATGGCCTGATCGGCGGCATGGACACGTGGCTGGGCTACGGCACCGGCCAGACCACGCTGCACGATGCCCGGCTGTTCTATGCCTGGTTCAGCGGGCGCCAGGTGCGCGCGGTGCGGCTGCCGGTGATGCTGCCCAGCGCCGCGGTGGACGAGCTCGGCACCAGCGAGGCCGGCAAGCCCGCGCGCGGGCCCATCGTGGTCGAGGTGGCCGAGCTGCTGGACCGGCGCGAGACCGCGGCCAACGAGATCCTGCTGTCGGTATCGGTGCCGCTGATCCTGCTGCTGCTGGTCGGCAGCCTGATCCTGTCGCACGTGCTCAAGGAAGAGCTGGTGCCGCTGCAAATCCTGGCCGACAAGCTCAACCGGCAGACCGCGCGCTCGCTGGCGGCACTGGACGAGACCCAGGTGCCGGCCGAGGTGGCGCCGCTGATCCGCGGCCTGAACGCGCTGCTGGCGCGGCTGCGCGACGCTCTCGATGCGCAGCGCAAGTTCATCGCCGATGCCGCGCACCAGCTGCGCACGCCGCTGACGGCGGTCAAGCTGCATGCCGACCGCGCCATGGAAGCCGATTCGCCGGAGGTCGCCCGGCATGCCCTGCGCGAAGTCCAGACCGCCGCCGACCGTGCCGTGCGGCTGTCGAACCAGCTGCTGTCGCTGGCGCGCGCAGAGCCCGGGCTGTCGCTGGAGCGGCTGGGTCCGGTGGAGCACTTCGATTTGGCCGAGCTGGCCTTCGAGATCGGCGCCGAATGGGTGCCGCAGGCACTCGCGCGCCGCATCGACCTGGGTTTCGAGATATTGCCCGGGCCTACCTTTACCGGCAGCACGCCCGCGGTCGTGCGCGGCAACCGCCTGCTGATGCGCGAGGCGCTGTCCAACCTGATCGACAATGCGGTGAAGTACGTGCCGGCCGGCGGCCGCATCACGGTGCGCGCCGGCGGCGAGGCCATGGGTCACCGCGGCATGGCGGTGGTGATGATCGAGGACAACGGTCCCGGCATCCCGCCGCAGCGGCGCGAAGAGGTGTTCAAGCGCTTCTTCCGCGGCGACCGCGCGGCCCAGAGCGGCGGTGCCGGCCTGGGGCTGGCCATCGTGCACGAGATCGTGACCCTGCACCAGGGCACCATCCATATCGAGGACGTGCCGCAGCAGCGGGCCAGTTCCCAAGGCGCGGAAGGCACGCCGGAGCGCCGGCCAACCATGCGCTTCGTGATCCGGATCCCGTGCGAGCCGGCCGGGTCGGCCGCCTGA
- a CDS encoding SET domain-containing protein has product MADKAKHKAAGKKTASDRIEVRQSGVHGKGVYAIAPIAEGERVIEYKGEHISWKKALERHPHDPSDPNHTFYFSLDDGSVIDAKFGGNRARWINHACEPNCEAREKKGRVFIHALRDIAQGEELFYDYGLVIEARYTAKLKKEFECRCGSPQCRGTMLAPKDKKKKK; this is encoded by the coding sequence ATGGCGGACAAGGCAAAGCACAAGGCAGCGGGCAAGAAGACAGCAAGCGACCGGATCGAGGTGCGCCAGTCCGGCGTGCACGGCAAGGGCGTCTACGCCATCGCCCCCATTGCCGAAGGCGAGCGCGTGATCGAGTACAAGGGCGAGCACATCTCGTGGAAGAAGGCGCTCGAGCGCCACCCGCACGATCCCAGCGATCCCAACCACACCTTCTACTTCAGCCTGGACGACGGCAGCGTCATCGACGCCAAGTTCGGCGGCAACCGCGCGCGCTGGATCAACCACGCCTGCGAGCCCAACTGCGAGGCGCGCGAGAAGAAGGGCCGCGTCTTTATCCACGCGCTGCGCGATATTGCCCAGGGCGAAGAGCTGTTCTATGACTACGGTCTGGTGATCGAGGCGCGCTATACGGCCAAGCTGAAGAAGGAATTCGAGTGCCGCTGTGGCAGCCCGCAATGCCGCGGCACCATGCTGGCGCCGAAGGACAAGAAAAAGAAGAAGTAA
- a CDS encoding HU family DNA-binding protein, producing MTKTELIDAIAAGVDGLTKAKAEQALNVTLSAIMDAVAKGDTLSLIGFGTFSKGERGERMARNPRTGEEIKVEAAKTVKFKAGQKFKDAVNQ from the coding sequence ATGACGAAAACCGAACTGATCGACGCTATCGCAGCCGGTGTGGACGGTCTCACCAAGGCCAAGGCAGAACAGGCACTGAACGTGACCCTGTCGGCCATCATGGACGCCGTGGCCAAGGGCGATACGCTGAGCCTCATCGGCTTTGGCACGTTCAGCAAGGGCGAGCGTGGCGAGCGCATGGCGCGCAACCCGCGTACCGGCGAAGAAATCAAGGTGGAAGCCGCCAAGACCGTGAAGTTCAAGGCTGGCCAGAAGTTCAAGGACGCTGTCAACCAGTAA
- a CDS encoding DUF2272 domain-containing protein has product MFARPLRRPLRRRSPQRYAQRFPQRLPQVSPQAICAAAALALLSACTTVSEPARPQARPLPDNERPVTTPGATPRERIVEIATQEWARWGGQVVRLGRDDSACVTYSPVPAPDLPPALPEPPEMQPDDPANTGAPASGTSADTDNNSVKWPRADCMTFPDGTGMEATPVGCTLARRYWGIVGETPTCQQVTQGAWAWSAVFISWVLRKAGLDAQQFLTGQSHSMYVVDARDGILAHPAFRIEPVPAMPRPGDIVCSGRGRDRYLEDVAEIGFGTTPMHCDIVVAVDPAARVVRAIGGNVQQSVSMEEIELGDSGQIDGVTNSHMPWVLVMRNNLQ; this is encoded by the coding sequence ATGTTCGCCCGTCCATTGCGCCGTCCATTGCGCCGCAGATCTCCACAGCGTTATGCACAGCGCTTTCCACAGCGGCTTCCACAGGTTTCTCCACAGGCAATTTGCGCCGCCGCGGCGCTGGCGCTGCTGAGCGCCTGCACCACCGTCAGCGAACCCGCGCGTCCGCAGGCACGCCCGCTGCCCGACAACGAGCGGCCGGTCACCACGCCCGGCGCCACCCCGCGTGAGCGCATCGTCGAGATCGCCACGCAGGAATGGGCACGCTGGGGCGGGCAGGTGGTGCGCCTCGGCCGCGACGACAGCGCCTGCGTCACCTACAGCCCGGTGCCGGCGCCCGACCTGCCCCCGGCCCTGCCCGAACCGCCGGAGATGCAACCCGACGACCCGGCCAATACCGGAGCGCCCGCCAGCGGCACCAGCGCCGACACCGACAACAACAGCGTCAAGTGGCCGCGCGCCGATTGCATGACCTTTCCGGACGGCACCGGCATGGAGGCCACGCCGGTGGGCTGCACGCTCGCCCGGCGCTACTGGGGCATCGTCGGCGAGACCCCTACTTGCCAGCAGGTCACGCAAGGCGCGTGGGCGTGGTCGGCGGTGTTTATCTCCTGGGTCTTGCGCAAGGCCGGGCTGGATGCGCAGCAGTTCCTGACCGGCCAGTCACATTCGATGTATGTGGTCGATGCGCGCGACGGCATCCTTGCCCATCCCGCCTTCCGCATCGAACCCGTTCCGGCCATGCCCCGCCCGGGCGACATCGTCTGTTCCGGACGCGGACGCGACCGCTACCTCGAGGATGTGGCCGAGATCGGCTTCGGCACCACGCCGATGCATTGCGACATCGTGGTGGCCGTCGATCCGGCGGCGCGGGTGGTGCGTGCCATCGGCGGCAATGTCCAGCAATCGGTATCGATGGAGGAAATCGAACTGGGCGATTCGGGGCAGATCGATGGCGTGACCAATTCGCATATGCCCTGGGTGCTGGTGATGCGGAACAACCTGCAATAG
- the dinB gene encoding DNA polymerase IV: MLAPPDATPPLQRKIIHCDCDCFYASVEMRDDPSLRGRPMAVGGSPDRRGVIATCNYEARAFGVRSAMASAQAVKRCPELLILRPAMDKYREVSRQIFAIYREYTELVEPLSLDEAYLDVSLCTQHAGSATRIAEEIRQRVRDQVGVTVSAGVGPSKFVAKIASDWNKPDGLFVVRPAAVDAFVAALPVDRIHGVGKVTAAKLLRLGAQTCGDLRPWSPDRLHREFGAFGARLYKLCRGVDEREVTPERERKSISVEETYADDLPDLQACLAELEPLIAMLEARIARAQAHGTIDKLTVKLRFSDFRQTTVECRGQAPDRAVYARLLAEGHARRGLPVRLLGVGVATSHRDQSQLELFEWHQDHSHE, from the coding sequence ATGTTAGCGCCGCCTGATGCCACGCCCCCGCTCCAGCGCAAGATCATCCATTGCGACTGCGATTGCTTCTACGCCTCGGTCGAGATGCGCGACGACCCGTCGCTGCGCGGCCGGCCGATGGCGGTGGGCGGCTCGCCCGACCGGCGCGGGGTGATCGCCACCTGCAACTACGAAGCGCGCGCGTTCGGCGTGCGCTCGGCCATGGCGTCGGCGCAGGCGGTCAAGCGCTGCCCGGAGCTGCTGATCCTGCGCCCGGCCATGGACAAGTATCGCGAGGTGTCGCGCCAGATCTTTGCGATCTACCGGGAATACACCGAGCTGGTCGAACCGCTGTCGCTGGACGAGGCCTACCTCGACGTCAGCCTCTGCACGCAGCACGCCGGCAGCGCCACCCGCATTGCCGAAGAAATCCGCCAGCGCGTGCGCGACCAGGTCGGCGTGACCGTTTCCGCCGGGGTGGGGCCGAGCAAGTTCGTCGCCAAGATCGCCAGCGACTGGAACAAGCCCGACGGGCTGTTCGTGGTCCGCCCGGCGGCGGTCGATGCCTTCGTCGCCGCGCTGCCGGTCGATCGCATCCACGGGGTCGGCAAGGTCACCGCGGCCAAGCTGCTGCGGCTGGGCGCACAGACCTGCGGCGACCTGCGGCCGTGGTCGCCGGACCGGCTGCACCGCGAGTTCGGCGCGTTCGGGGCGCGCCTCTATAAGCTGTGCCGCGGCGTGGACGAGCGCGAGGTGACGCCCGAGCGCGAGCGCAAGTCGATCAGCGTGGAAGAGACCTACGCCGACGACCTGCCCGACCTGCAGGCATGCCTGGCCGAACTGGAGCCGCTGATCGCCATGCTCGAGGCGCGCATTGCCCGCGCGCAGGCGCACGGCACCATCGACAAGCTGACGGTCAAGCTGCGCTTTTCGGACTTCCGCCAGACCACGGTGGAATGCCGCGGCCAGGCGCCCGACCGTGCTGTCTATGCGCGCCTGCTGGCAGAGGGCCACGCCCGGCGCGGGCTGCCGGTGCGGTTGCTGGGGGTGGGGGTGGCTACCAGCCACCGGGATCAGTCCCAGCTCGAGCTGTTCGAGTGGCACCAGGATCATTCGCACGAATAA
- the rarD gene encoding EamA family transporter RarD: MQIGILYALLAYAIWGLLPLYIKSLPGIAPTEILLHRMVWSLAFLGLILAWRRQWAWLGQLKDRRLLLSFAASAALLCANWFLYIWAVSANRVVDASLGYFINPLFSVLLGVVFLHERLRPVQWLSIAVAAAGVAWLTVAAGQLPWIALGLAASFGGYGLLRKTGALGALEGLSLETLLLFPFAAAMLAYLFTTGQDGFTHAAPGTQLLLLMAGPVTAVPLLFFAAGARRIPLSLLGLLQYTGPTLQLLLGVWLWHEPFPVQKQAGYALIWISLALYAAEGLWMNSRQKGQKANSIQRTNESI, translated from the coding sequence ATGCAAATCGGCATCCTTTACGCGCTCCTGGCTTATGCCATCTGGGGGCTGCTCCCGCTCTATATCAAGTCGCTGCCCGGCATTGCGCCGACGGAGATCCTGCTGCACCGGATGGTGTGGTCGCTGGCCTTCCTGGGGCTGATCCTGGCCTGGCGGCGCCAGTGGGCCTGGCTTGGTCAGCTGAAGGACCGGCGCCTGCTGCTGTCGTTCGCCGCCAGCGCAGCGCTGTTGTGCGCCAACTGGTTCCTCTATATCTGGGCGGTGTCGGCCAACCGCGTGGTCGATGCCAGCCTGGGCTATTTCATCAATCCGCTGTTCAGCGTGCTGCTGGGCGTCGTGTTCTTGCACGAGCGGCTGCGCCCGGTGCAATGGCTGTCGATCGCGGTGGCCGCAGCCGGGGTGGCGTGGCTGACGGTAGCCGCTGGCCAGTTGCCCTGGATTGCACTGGGGCTGGCGGCCAGCTTCGGCGGCTATGGGCTGTTGCGCAAGACGGGGGCGCTGGGCGCGCTCGAAGGGCTGTCGCTGGAGACGCTGCTGCTGTTTCCGTTTGCCGCGGCGATGCTGGCCTACCTGTTCACCACGGGGCAGGATGGCTTCACCCACGCAGCGCCAGGTACGCAACTGCTGCTGCTGATGGCCGGGCCGGTAACGGCGGTGCCGCTGCTGTTCTTCGCCGCCGGCGCGCGGCGCATCCCGCTGTCGCTGCTGGGGTTGCTGCAATACACGGGGCCGACGCTGCAACTGCTGCTGGGCGTGTGGCTGTGGCATGAACCATTCCCCGTGCAGAAGCAGGCCGGCTATGCGCTGATCTGGATTTCGCTGGCGCTGTACGCGGCGGAAGGGTTGTGGATGAACAGCCGACAGAAGGGGCAAAAGGCGAATTCCATCCAGAGGACTAATGAATCGATCTAA
- a CDS encoding TRAP transporter substrate-binding protein produces the protein MERRSFLLKASAVAATGALAACGKGEEKAAPAAASGPAAPAVVGSNPAVEWRLASSFPKSLDTIYGAAELLSARVKELTDGKFNIKVFAAGEIVPGLQVLDSVQNNTVQIGHTAGYYYFGKNPTLCFDTTVPFGLTARQQNAWMLQGNGMKLMREFFKEYNVVNFLGGNTNAQMGGWFRKEIKTVADLQGLKYRIAGFAGVVLSRLGVVPQQIAGGDIYPALEKGTIDAAEWVGPYDDEKLGFYKVAPYYYYPGWWEGSAQLSFYASASEFEKLPALYKRALETATIEAHTTMMAKYDTVNPQALARLLENGVKLRPFSKEIMEACFKATQEAYADETAKNPSFKKIYDDWRVFRNNEAAWFNVAEQAFSQFSFARKL, from the coding sequence ATGGAACGTCGTTCCTTTCTGTTGAAAGCGTCGGCCGTTGCCGCCACCGGGGCACTGGCCGCGTGCGGCAAGGGTGAAGAGAAAGCGGCGCCGGCCGCCGCCAGCGGTCCGGCAGCACCGGCCGTGGTCGGCAGCAACCCGGCTGTGGAATGGCGCCTGGCCTCGAGCTTTCCCAAGTCGCTCGACACCATTTACGGCGCCGCCGAGCTGCTGTCGGCGCGCGTGAAGGAACTGACCGACGGCAAGTTCAACATCAAGGTCTTCGCGGCAGGCGAGATCGTGCCGGGCCTGCAGGTGCTGGACTCGGTGCAGAACAACACCGTGCAGATCGGCCACACCGCCGGCTACTACTACTTCGGCAAGAACCCGACGCTGTGCTTCGACACCACCGTGCCGTTCGGCCTGACCGCGCGCCAGCAGAACGCCTGGATGCTGCAGGGCAACGGCATGAAGCTGATGCGCGAGTTCTTCAAGGAATACAACGTCGTCAACTTCCTGGGCGGCAACACCAACGCGCAGATGGGCGGCTGGTTCCGCAAGGAAATCAAGACCGTGGCCGACCTGCAGGGCCTGAAGTACCGCATCGCCGGTTTCGCCGGCGTGGTGCTGTCGCGCCTGGGCGTGGTGCCGCAGCAAATCGCCGGCGGCGACATCTACCCGGCGCTGGAAAAGGGCACCATCGACGCGGCCGAGTGGGTGGGCCCGTACGATGACGAGAAGCTGGGCTTCTACAAGGTGGCGCCCTACTACTACTACCCGGGCTGGTGGGAAGGCAGCGCGCAGCTGTCGTTCTACGCCTCGGCCAGCGAGTTCGAGAAGCTGCCCGCGTTGTACAAGCGCGCACTGGAAACGGCGACCATCGAGGCCCACACCACCATGATGGCCAAGTACGACACGGTCAACCCGCAGGCGCTGGCCCGCCTGCTGGAGAACGGCGTCAAGCTGCGCCCGTTCTCCAAGGAAATCATGGAAGCCTGCTTCAAGGCGACCCAGGAAGCCTACGCCGACGAGACCGCCAAGAACCCGTCGTTCAAGAAGATCTACGACGACTGGCGCGTGTTCCGCAACAACGAGGCCGCCTGGTTCAACGTGGCCGAGCAGGCGTTCTCGCAGTTCAGCTTCGCGCGCAAGCTCTAA
- a CDS encoding carbohydrate porin: MLAAWGLAACAQAGGPLAVAASDGTQPPRIAPRPAVPPLVLAANTTAVPGQSTVQPGAAAPAGQDDPLAALIAGHGTPPAASVPDPGFVGPPEPPEPPAPPQPPLVLFPPRLGEFQPDPPAQLAEARTDAPADAPGDAAAVNTAQAPSEAPPVLRSQLPADDPAGDSVWRLGYSGRAAVEDRPATMRACPGGALSTGIGSGLACRSAGEVKIRESVLDLDGGAQVMLIAQARGTDATTVNGRPAAIDPYALVPQFYTAVSGLAVLDGATMWAGRRDNAPFLMSSGLLPPNSTAMRFGVDNAKVIGDIGLSYQYTARADQNGQNLPSYHSLRTAPIPTNDKGSVQLGFTRVEAQPMVDDTGGAWWASALHEQKGVLYGTNRLGMQFGSGSRNAMTGYTGMGPSLSRMRVAESIEWRGRSGLGGAVEQSLQFDRSPVGTLQWTTTRVRPTYVASDQFRLNFEVSHDQISSGFGVGGQRTALTVAPTLTLGKSAGNANLRAFYTYSRASDVDGIGYTAPADAWASQASGSIFGLQLNRRW, translated from the coding sequence GTGCTGGCCGCCTGGGGGCTGGCGGCATGCGCGCAGGCGGGCGGGCCGCTGGCGGTGGCCGCAAGCGATGGCACGCAGCCGCCGCGCATTGCGCCGCGTCCGGCGGTGCCGCCGCTGGTGCTGGCCGCGAATACGACGGCAGTTCCCGGGCAGTCGACCGTCCAGCCTGGCGCTGCGGCCCCTGCGGGCCAGGACGACCCGCTGGCGGCGCTGATTGCCGGCCATGGGACCCCGCCGGCAGCCAGCGTGCCCGATCCCGGTTTCGTGGGCCCGCCCGAGCCGCCCGAGCCGCCCGCGCCCCCGCAACCGCCGCTGGTGCTGTTCCCGCCCCGGCTGGGCGAATTCCAGCCCGATCCGCCGGCACAGCTGGCAGAAGCCAGGACGGATGCACCGGCGGACGCACCCGGGGACGCCGCGGCCGTCAACACGGCCCAGGCACCTTCCGAAGCCCCGCCTGTGCTGCGTTCGCAACTTCCCGCCGACGATCCCGCGGGCGACTCGGTGTGGCGCCTGGGCTACAGCGGCCGCGCTGCGGTCGAAGACCGCCCCGCCACCATGCGGGCCTGCCCGGGCGGCGCGCTGTCGACCGGCATCGGCAGCGGACTGGCCTGCCGCAGCGCCGGCGAAGTGAAGATCCGCGAGTCGGTACTCGACCTCGATGGCGGTGCGCAGGTAATGCTGATCGCCCAGGCGCGCGGCACCGACGCCACCACTGTCAACGGCCGCCCTGCCGCGATCGATCCCTACGCCCTGGTGCCGCAGTTCTATACGGCCGTCAGCGGTCTGGCGGTGCTGGACGGCGCCACCATGTGGGCCGGCCGGCGCGACAACGCGCCGTTCCTGATGTCGTCCGGGCTATTGCCGCCCAATTCCACGGCGATGCGCTTCGGCGTCGACAATGCCAAGGTGATCGGCGACATCGGGCTGAGCTACCAGTACACCGCGCGCGCCGACCAGAACGGGCAGAACCTGCCGAGCTACCACTCGCTGCGCACCGCGCCGATCCCGACCAACGACAAGGGCTCGGTGCAACTGGGCTTCACTCGTGTCGAAGCCCAGCCGATGGTGGATGACACCGGCGGCGCATGGTGGGCGTCGGCGCTGCACGAGCAGAAAGGCGTGCTGTACGGGACCAATCGCCTGGGCATGCAGTTCGGCTCGGGCTCGCGCAATGCCATGACCGGCTATACCGGCATGGGGCCGTCGCTGTCGCGCATGCGCGTGGCGGAATCGATCGAATGGAGGGGCCGCTCGGGGCTGGGCGGCGCGGTGGAGCAGAGCCTGCAGTTCGATCGTTCGCCGGTCGGCACGCTGCAGTGGACCACCACGCGCGTACGGCCTACCTATGTGGCGAGCGACCAGTTCCGCCTGAACTTCGAGGTATCGCACGACCAGATTTCGTCGGGCTTCGGCGTCGGCGGCCAGCGCACCGCCCTGACGGTGGCGCCCACGCTGACGCTGGGCAAGTCGGCCGGCAACGCCAACCTGCGCGCGTTCTATACCTACAGCCGCGCCAGCGACGTGGACGGCATCGGCTATACCGCGCCGGCCGACGCGTGGGCGTCGCAGGCCAGCGGCTCGATCTTCGGCTTGCAGCTCAATCGGCGCTGGTAG
- a CDS encoding aquaporin: MSTRARRLVAEGLGTALLVAIVVGSGIRAERLAAGDTALALLANSLATGAGLVALLVSLGPVSGGHFNPVVSLSALVQGTLSPRDALRYVAVQLAGGVCGVLAAHAMFGEPALAWSGQARTGASMWWSECVATFGLVGVGIGTLRSRPQLVPFVVGGYITAGYWFTSSTSFANPALTIACALTNTFTGIRPVDVPGFVLAQLGGGLAATLVFHWLCRKPAAADSAATAASTRRSWQTGATSAD, encoded by the coding sequence ATGAGTACGCGCGCCCGCCGCCTGGTGGCCGAAGGACTGGGCACGGCGCTGCTGGTGGCGATCGTGGTCGGCTCGGGCATCCGCGCCGAGCGCCTTGCCGCCGGCGATACCGCGCTGGCGCTGCTGGCCAATTCGCTGGCGACCGGCGCCGGGCTGGTGGCGCTGCTGGTCTCGCTGGGGCCGGTGTCCGGCGGGCACTTCAACCCGGTGGTGAGCCTGTCCGCGCTGGTGCAGGGCACGCTGTCGCCGCGCGATGCGCTGCGCTACGTGGCGGTGCAGCTGGCGGGCGGCGTGTGCGGCGTGCTGGCCGCGCATGCGATGTTCGGCGAGCCGGCGCTGGCGTGGTCGGGCCAGGCGCGTACCGGTGCATCGATGTGGTGGAGCGAATGCGTGGCAACCTTCGGGCTGGTCGGCGTGGGCATCGGCACGCTGCGCAGCCGGCCGCAGCTGGTGCCGTTCGTGGTGGGGGGCTATATCACGGCGGGCTACTGGTTCACGTCGTCGACATCGTTTGCCAATCCGGCGCTGACCATTGCCTGCGCGCTGACCAATACCTTCACCGGGATCCGGCCGGTCGATGTGCCGGGCTTCGTGCTGGCGCAGCTCGGCGGCGGCCTGGCGGCGACGCTGGTGTTCCACTGGCTGTGCCGCAAGCCGGCGGCTGCCGACAGCGCAGCGACCGCCGCCTCCACTCGGCGCAGCTGGCAGACTGGCGCTACCAGCGCCGATTGA
- a CDS encoding recombinase family protein — MRNDVDRPWTRGSIHQILTNEKYIGNNVYNRTSFKLKIKHRQNPPSEWIRKDDAFEVIVPMDQRRLSKRFGSLLRAHSLVGFPMIRNLRQPGFLPWDTASIIRRPTSNMANVLVCHATPNPEVNIFYLAPVIGISRIA, encoded by the coding sequence ATCCGCAACGATGTCGACCGGCCATGGACCCGTGGCTCCATCCACCAGATTCTGACCAACGAAAAGTACATCGGAAACAACGTCTACAACCGCACCTCTTTCAAGCTCAAGATCAAGCATCGGCAAAATCCGCCATCCGAATGGATCCGCAAGGACGACGCCTTTGAGGTGATCGTTCCGATGGACCAGCGGCGCCTATCGAAGCGGTTCGGGAGTCTGCTGCGCGCCCACAGCCTCGTGGGATTCCCGATGATCCGGAACCTGCGACAGCCGGGCTTTTTGCCTTGGGACACCGCGTCGATCATTCGCCGGCCCACAAGCAACATGGCCAATGTCCTTGTCTGCCACGCAACACCCAACCCAGAAGTAAATATCTTCTACTTGGCACCCGTTATAGGTATCTCTAGGATTGCCTGA
- a CDS encoding toxin-activating lysine-acyltransferase — protein sequence MTIPTDNEKLMQFAAEQAQRVIKKIPLLGPVSWLMMNNPTTRHSFFADLEWRVMPPLILEQAKLYMRGEMPTAFVTWACLSDAVAERFAKPPYQLAPGDWKSGNRVFLIDLIAPYDGAKEVLDDLKATVLNGKVLHQLAPQGERTMHVLEL from the coding sequence ATGACCATCCCGACCGACAACGAAAAGCTGATGCAGTTTGCAGCCGAACAGGCACAGCGCGTCATCAAGAAGATTCCGCTGCTGGGACCGGTGTCCTGGCTGATGATGAACAACCCGACCACCCGCCACAGCTTCTTTGCCGATCTGGAGTGGCGCGTGATGCCGCCGCTGATCCTGGAACAGGCCAAGCTGTACATGCGGGGGGAGATGCCTACGGCCTTCGTGACCTGGGCCTGTCTGTCTGATGCCGTGGCCGAGCGCTTTGCCAAGCCGCCATACCAACTGGCGCCGGGCGACTGGAAATCTGGCAATAGGGTGTTCCTCATTGACCTGATCGCGCCCTATGATGGCGCCAAGGAAGTGCTGGACGATCTGAAGGCCACGGTTCTCAACGGCAAGGTGCTACATCAATTGGCGCCGCAGGGCGAGCGAACGATGCATGTGCTCGAACTCTAG